ATTGTTTAGCATTTTCCTtagttactaatggactggaaagtacttcatcatcCTCATGTGATAAGAGTACAACATCCTGCTTctttcaaatacagaacagaaatatttattttacttataCCATCATTAACAATTTAACGATCTGTCTAATAATGGGCTTATTCCATTGCTAGAATTTATTTTGTTCCAAATAAGTTTTAATTTCTTATTGCTCTTAACCTCGCCAGCCAGATTTTTCCCCAATGTCTTTACCTTCCCTCAAATTTTTTATACCAtataacttctaatttatatcTATTTCCTCCTTTTTCCACTTATGTATTGCTTTTAAATTTCTAACTGTTGCCATCACTGTGCCACTGAACCAGGATGGGCTTTTAGCCAAAGTTGTCCTCGTTCTTGATTGTAGAATCATGTCTTTTTGGccatctaataaactcttctttAAGAACGGTCAGTTTTAATTCACATTTCTCTGTCTAAACTATTCCTCCCAATCAATTTCACTCATTTTTCCTCAGCTTtggaaaatgtttccttttgaggGTGAAAGCGAATCAACTCTGAATACCCCTACAGACTCCTAAAAGAGCAGTCAACCTTTGCAAAATCTTCCTGAAATGTTTTATTGTAGGTAGAAAACCTGTTTCACCTTTATCATAATGATGAAGTAGTTAATATTTTACTCAGTCATCAAAAGTGAATGGGTGACTAAAACTTTGCAAAGTCAAGCTGTTCTTGAGAACAAAACTAATACTAATTTATTAAATTAGTCCATCtatctcttcataagtcatgtgcctctcCAACATCCCTCAAGGAATGTCTTTATCTTGACACAATTACCCAGTTTATATTTTGTCACATTTTCTGGTGTTGAACTTTTGAACTCTATCACAGTGAGGTTGCTTTGGGAACCCTTACTCTGAATTTCCTAGCACCCCTTGTAGATGTAACATGAGCATATGAAGCTTGCGTTTTCTTTTATAGAAAACATCTTAGCTGTAGGGTGAATAGTATGCATTCCTTTCCATTTTGCAtcttcatttttaatacaatttaatGAGGTTAATTTTGTATTTAACAAAGGAGTCTAAAATTATTCCCTTTTTCTAAATTTCTGGGGAAAGTATTAAAATGATGATATCATGCCCACAATGCACAGACACATCTGTTGCACTTTTATCAGTTAAGGCTGGTTGCATGCTGACTGTTGTATAAATGTCTCTGTTTGAGCATAAGTATGTAATCAATGTACAAAACAGTCACAGTTCTTGTAGAGAAGGATGGAAATTCCTTGGGACATGTTGCTTTAACCCCATTTTGGCCAGAATTCCTTATTAGAGCTTTATTGTTTTTCAGGCTGTTCCTTTCAGTCTTGACAGTGTTGCAAATGCTATTCACACCTTGTTCTCTGAGGAAACCCCTGTAGTCTTGCAGTTGGCTCCCAGTGAGGAAGTGAGTATTGATGCATCTCCTAAACCATTTGAAATAAGAGTTAAACCACACAATTGGGAACTGATATGCTTAAACCTCTTGGCTGTATGACCACCTTGTATTACAAAAGCACATGCATGTGTAATGGAATTAATCTGTGAAATTCGAAAAATCCAAAACTGAACTATGTTCATATTTACATAATGACTGTTCTTACAGAGAGTTTATATGGTGGGAAAGGCAAACTCTGTATTTGAAGACCTTTCCGTCACGCTGCGACAGCTACGGAACCGCCTTTTCCAGGATAACTCCATTCTCAGTTCACTTCCCCTCAACTCCCTCAGCAGAAACAATGAGGTAAGACAGTGGCCGATGAATACTGCTTTAATTAAACTGCCTCTGATCTACTTTTCTAAGAAATACGGTTTAAGTAATACGCTCATTTGTTTTTCATCTCTTTGTTGTCCAAGGGGGAAGTTTCCCCCCAAGTTTCAATATTTAAGTACTAGAAGATGATGATTAATTGATTTTGGGCATTGTTAGATCCAGTAACAAAAAGCTACTGCTTATAGCTGCAGTCTGCTGAGATGTGCAACAAAATTAGGCTGCATCATCTTCAGTTTCTATTCAGAAAatacctgtctctctctcccctaggTTGACCTGCTTTTTCTGTCAGAACTACAAGTCTTGCATGATATCTCCAGCTTGGTGAGCACAACTTTTCAAACACACTCTATATGTCTTATATATATGATTGAGGGAATTTTGAAAGACGCTTTTCTTAAAGTCTGTCATCCTATGTGTGAAGATCTCTAGGGCAGTGACATCCAAATTGCATTCTCAGGAACCATTTGTAGTTCTTAGGGATTTGAACTGTGGCCTTCAAAAGTGACTTAATAAAGTGTGTATTTAGAGATGTACCTTGTAGTTTCTAAACTGAAGTGTTTTGAATCAGCTCTGCCACTAAAATGGGGGAGGTGGCATCATTTCTTGTCCCCCTGCAAAAATCCTGGAGTGAGTTGGGGCACTCTGAGCTGCTGCTTTCCCTTCCAACATTTCTGGGGAATCCCCAGCAGGTGATTTTGTGGTTGGTTCCTGTTTTCTTTATATGCTGCCTAATGGTGCAATAGGAGTAGAACAGGGTTAGAGAATATGAACCTGATATTGGCTCCTTGACCTTCTTGAAATGAAATTATTGTTCTTCCCTCTAGGTGAAGAGGTTGGATATTGCTGCTTTAGTGCATGTTTCCACAACCAGTAGTCAAAAGCCATAGCTGGCTATGTGGGTTAAATTTCAATACAGAgttgttatagaatcataggactggaaggtaccttgagaggtcatctagtcaaagctgcagaagctatctgtAGCCAGCATCCCAGGCAAAGGGAAAACATTTATAGGGAAGGATttcagaccaagctggatgagcaagcttCTCAAACAGGTGACTTAAGAGAAAGCAGCAAGCCTGCATgggatgggagggatcagcaaggaaaactacttcttggaggtcagaaagtgtagggataaagtgagaactgtcaAAAGCCAAGCAGCGTTGGACTttgcaaaaggaattaaaaccaatagtaaaaggttctgtagccatataaataaaaagaaaacaaggaaagaagtgggactgctaaacactgatgatgggatggagatgaaagataatctaggcatggctcaacacctaaacaaatactttgcctccgTTTTTAATAAAGCTAATGAGAAGCTTAGGGATAGTGGGAGGttggctaatggaaatgaggatatgaaAATAGAAATGACCATATTTGAGGTGGAAGTCATACTCAAACAGCTTAGTGGGATTTAATCATGGTCcaggataatctccatccaagaatattaaaggaagtggcacatgaaattgcaagtccaataATAAgggtttttaatgaatctgtaaacttgagGGTCATACCCTATGATTGGAGAATTACTAATATAATACctaatgttttcctttcttaaaaatatctggaaaactacaggcctgttagtttgacctcaattgtatgcaagggcTTGGAACAAACTTTGAAAGAGAAattagttaaggacatagaggtgaacAATAACTGGaataaaatacaagatggttttacaaaaggtagatcatgccagactaacgtgatctccttctttgagaagagaactgatcattttaaaaaagaaatgcaataGAGCTAATCTACCTGGTtctcagtaaggcttttgatagagttctacatgagaaattattagttaaattggagtagatggggattaatatgagaattgaaaggtggatagggaactggttaaaggggagactacaaaggGTCATAccgaaaggtgaactgtcaggctagagggaggttactagtggagttcctcaggaattGGTCTTGAGACTAattgtatttaacatttttattaataaccttGTCACACAAAGTGGAAGtgtactaataaaatttgcagatatcacaaagttgggaggtactgCCAATATGGAGGAGTTATCGGAATATCAATCAAAAAAATCTGGATGATCTTGAAAACTGGAGAATAGAAATGGGATGGAAAtctaatagtgcaaagtcatgcgcTTAGGGACTAAGACAACAAGAATTTTTTCACGAAACTAGGGATATATCAGTTGGAAATGATAGAGAAGGAGAGagcctgtgatcaaccaatacacctgGGTCTAACTACGAGCTGCcactgtgatgcagctgtgaaaaaggctataCAGTCCTAGGatacatcaggcgaggtatttccagtagagacagggaagtgttagtaccattgtacaaggcactggtgagacctaatctggaatactgtgtgcaattctggtctcttgtttaagaaagattaattcaaactggagcaggttcatagaagggctactaggatgatcagaggaatggagaacctaccttacaagaggagattcaaagagcatgacttgtttagcctaacaaaaagaaGGCCGAGGAGAGATAcaattgctctctgtaaatacatcagagCGAGAAGTACCAGGGAGGCCGATGAGTTATTTAAGATAagcaccaatgttgacacaagaataaatagatataaactggctatcaataagtttaggcttgaaattagatgaaggtttctaacgaTCCGagtagtgaagttctggaacagccttccaaggagagcagtgggggcaaaaaacctaactgggttcaagactgagcttgataaatttatggaggggatggcatgATGAGACAGCCTACAATGGCATTTGgccgatctgtgactgctagcagcagatatctccagtggctggtgatgggacactagatggggagggctcttgAGTTGCTACAGGGCTCTTGAGTCTGGCTGGTAGGTCTTcccaacatgctcagggtctaactgatcaccatatttggaattgggaaggaattttcccctgagtCAGATTGGCAGACACTGTGGGAGGGAGGTTGCCTTCCTATGGGGCCTAGGTCACTTgcagtttaaactagtgtaaatggtggattctctgtaacttgaagtctttaaatcatgatttgagcacttcagtaactcagccagaggttaggggtctattgtAGTAATGGGTGCATGAGGTTATgtcctgcaatatgcaggaggtgagactagatgatcgtgatggtcccttttggccttaacgTGTATGAGGACTTGCCAATATACCAAAGACCAGAAACGAGGTTAAAAATAATGCAGTGATGATAGAggcaggttcaattccctgttctccCACAGATTGTGTAACTTTGGGCAGGTCACATAGTCTGTCTCCACTTCCCAgatgcaaaatggggataataggacTTTCCTAGCTCATAAGGGTCACGGGGGTGCATTCATTAACGATTATGAAGTGCTTGGATTCTGTGGTGattggtggcgggggggggggggggcagtcaaaTACCTGAGATTTCACATCTTGAAGAAATACTGCTTATATAGCTGGACAGCAGAAAAAATAAACTTCATATTAATTAAATTCACAGCAAAGGTCAATTTAGTAGCACAGGAAACCACAGGCATCCATTGAATTTATGCATTTTTCTTCATGCTGTTATGCAAACTCTCTACTTACTACAGCAATATTAGAATCAGGATTTTGACATAAATCCGTAGGCGTTCCTTAAGTTTATGGATGAGACCCCTTTCAGTGGAACTGTAACTCTTGTTGCATGTGCctctttttaaaacaatctcTGGCATAAGTTTACCCAGGCACTTGCTACCCTGCCTCCCATTTTGAAGACAATAGAGCCAGCTACAGACACTTCTCTGATCCAAGATGGCAAGTTCTGGCAAAATTCCAAGTCTGCATggaatatgtcagacaaaaatgAAGCTGTCTCAATCAGTGATTAAATCTCATTGGACTGAGTATTTAAACTAacccattttttccctgtggttcacttcctcccccccccgccccgttaaGCTGTCTAGACATAAGCATCTGGCAAAGGATCACTCCCCAGATCTGTATTCACTGGAACTGGCTGGCTTGGAAGAGATTGGGAAACGCTATGGGGAAGATTCTCAGCAATTCAAGGATGCCTCTCAGATTCTTGCTGATTCCCTGCAAAAGGTAAAAGGAGATCTGCCATAAATACTGTTCTGTAAAGTCTGTTGGAATAACAATTCTAATTGAACAGTACTGGTTTTATATTCACAAGACAGCTGAACATCAATATTCATTGGtcatacagcattctggtgtgaATTGCCATTTTTGTTTTGGCCTCACCATCTCTTGGTTGGGTAAACTCTAGTCCCTCGGTCAATTATCAAATCAAACTTCTGTAGTTTGGTCACTCCTCAGCTAGAAAGGTATTGGAGGGACTTTTTGGCAGGTCAGAGCTATTCGTGTAGGAGTCGGAGGGTGATATTAACAAATGTGTAAATCAGTATGTCCTGATGAGTTGGTTTAAAAACAGAGACTTTGTTTATAGGCATTTCTTTCTTAACCTGGCTGAAAATGTGAAGGAAATAGCTCTAGCTTTAGCTCAGCACAGTGTGGTCAGGTGCTGTGTGTTTTTTCCCACCTTGAGCAGCTCTACCATTTCCAAGTTTCCCAAATACCTGCTGTTTCATTCCTTTCCTGAGCAGGCTGCCAGTTGTGGATTTTATCTAAACAAATGTCCATCAAGAACTGAGACAACTCCATCTTGCTAGTATCCAAAGTCTGATGCCAAAATATAGTGAGGCAAAATACTAGATTCTTAATTCACTAAGTTAAACATCTCTCCTGTAAAATATTCCGTTCATATACAGCAGTCCAGTGTGTGTCAGATGTTCACATTTGATCAGAATTGCTCTCTGGTAGGAATCTTAAATTAAGTACAGAACTGGGGAAATAAAATGACCCAGAGTATGTGTAATGGGATATAGCAGCTTTCATATCAGAGCACATGTATCCAGAGGAGGTCAGTAAGAAGCTCTTAGGATCCTGGACAAGTGACCAGTGGTCTGTAAAGAGATGGTCTAAACTAGCTAACAGTTGGCATTCATTCGCAGACTCAAATCATTGGAGACTTCCATGATTTCTCCAGATTGTTCAGATCTTCTGTGTTGGTGCATCTTCTGTTACAAGAGTGTCAGATTTAGTAACTATTGCATATATCTGAAACTAAACTGTTGTTGATCTTTCAGTTTGCAGATGAGATGTATAATCTCTATGGTGGGAATGCCGTGGTAGAGGTGGTGACTGCAAAGACATTTGATACTCCCCTTGTGAGGAAGAGTCGATCCATTCTCCAGACTGCACAGGTAGTGAATGTGCTTTAAACCCCTGTTCTGCAGATTAATAAAAATGTGAACGTGTGTATCACTCCATTTTGCAGAACTAGAATATTGACTTGATCCTGTAGCAACCTTTTCAACTTTTAGTGGCTTAGACACTAGGTATGATGAACAAACATAGTAAGTGAAATGACCTTGTATCCATTTATGATGCCAGTCACTTAAGTGCATTAGTATTTAGTGCCAGTAACTCCGGAGTTGCCTGTGCAAAATATCCATCTCTTGGTTGGGCAGTCTGAATGTGAGTATAATCAGAAATGTGTTCTGCGTGAAGGCTGACTTCAGGAGCATTGTGACTGCTGGCCTCCAGATGTCTCACTTCTTTAAACCATACTTTCCTTCTTTCACTGCAGAGCACCTCATATAACCTAGGGTATTCATACAACTTCAACTATGCTGTGGTCTTCAACATAGTTCTGTGGCTCATGATAGGCCTTGCATTAGCTGTGATTGTAATTTCCTACAACCTCTGGAACATGGATCCTGGCTATGACAGCATTATTTACAGGATGACAAATCAGAAGATAAGAATGGATTGAACTTCATTCCTGGGAAAGGAGTATGGCCACTTCTGAAGTgtgttaaaataatattttggcaTGGTTAAATGTGGACTGTCTTTAAAGGTGCTTTTATTTCTCTAATGGTTCCTTGTGTTTTCCTTTTGGCTCTCTTTAGATGTGAGTAGTACTACCAGAGTGGATTTACAAAGGTGAATCTACAGCCTGCTATAAAACCATGACCTAATTATTACTAAACTATATACCTTCATTCCATTTTGGTAACACAAAATGAATTTTAGAAATAATACCCTGTATTCCTTGTGAATAAAtatgtgaaaaaaatgcactgaaATGATAGCAACTTTCTGATTTAAACTTTTTACACTGGAGGTTTAGAAACTATTGTTAAGCTGTGTTGTATATTATGAACCAGATGTAAATGTttgttataaatatttgtaatggCACATGTAGTGTTCAGGGAAAAACAGATTATAGCGCTATTTATGTAAAGCCTTCAAATTGGAATAGTTCCACAAGAACAATTCTGGTTGAAAcagtatttgggtttttttttacattccaGCCACCACCATGAACCATAGCCAAAATGAGGCTTGGTGTAGATCTTATCAGCTCACTGCTGCATTTAAAAGGACTGCAGAGAGATGATAGGTAAGAACACTGGTGTGGTTGGTCTATACAGTTAGGAAACTACAAATATAGAAAATAGTCTGGGTGCTTAAAGTAATATACTGTAGAAGCTTACATTATGATGCTTCTAATTCTTTCCATGTATGTTACTAGCTGTAGCTGTTCAAACACCTGTTTTTGGTGGTAAAAGTGGACCAATAACTGGCACTTAACCATACTCCATTTTTATTACTCATGTGTTTCAACCATTCAATAAACAGAGCAAATGTTGTTTGTTTTG
The nucleotide sequence above comes from Caretta caretta isolate rCarCar2 chromosome 1, rCarCar1.hap1, whole genome shotgun sequence. Encoded proteins:
- the ATP6AP2 gene encoding renin receptor gives rise to the protein MGRAGMMLWALAAAFLAGVSGDEFSVLRSPQSVVFRDGSWPIPGERIPDIAALSMGFSVEEDLSWPGLAVGDIFHRPRATVLVTVKGVDKLVMPKDGISYPVENAVPFSLDSVANAIHTLFSEETPVVLQLAPSEERVYMVGKANSVFEDLSVTLRQLRNRLFQDNSILSSLPLNSLSRNNEVDLLFLSELQVLHDISSLLSRHKHLAKDHSPDLYSLELAGLEEIGKRYGEDSQQFKDASQILADSLQKFADEMYNLYGGNAVVEVVTAKTFDTPLVRKSRSILQTAQSTSYNLGYSYNFNYAVVFNIVLWLMIGLALAVIVISYNLWNMDPGYDSIIYRMTNQKIRMD